A window of Nomascus leucogenys isolate Asia chromosome X, Asia_NLE_v1, whole genome shotgun sequence contains these coding sequences:
- the WDR13 gene encoding WD repeat-containing protein 13 isoform X2 — protein MEDFEDDPRALGARGHRRSVSRGSYQLQAQMNRAVYEDRPPGSVVPTSAAEASRAMAGDTSLSENYAFAGMYHVFDQHVDEAVPRVRFANDDRHRLACCSLDGSISLCQLVPAPPTVLRVLRGHTRGVSDFAWSLSNDILVSTSLDATMRIWASEDGRCIREIPDPDGAELLCCTFQPVNNNLTVVGNAKHNVHVMNISTGKKVKGGSSKLTGRVLALSFDAPGRLLWAGDDRGSVFSFLFDMATGKLTKAKRLVVHEGSPVTSISARSWVSREARDPSLLINACLNKLLLYRVVDNEGTLQLKRSFPIEQSSHPVRSIFCPLMSFRQGACVVTGSEDMCVHFFDVERAAKAAVNKLQGHSAPVLDVSFNCDESLLASSDASGMVIVWRREQK, from the exons ATGGAG GACTTTGAGGATGATCCTCGGGCCCTGGGGGCCCGTGGGCACCGTCGTTCTGTCAGCAGAGGCTCCTACCAGCTGCAGGCACAGATGAACCGTGCCGTCTATGAGGACAG GCCCCCTGGCAGCGTGGTGCCCACATCAGCGGCAGAGGCAAGTCGGGCCATGGCCGGGGACACATCACTGAGCGAGAACTATGCCTTTGCGGGCATGTACCATGTTTTTGACCAGCACGTGGATGAGGCAG TCCCAAGGGTGCGCTTCGCCAATGATGACCGACACCGTCTGGCCTGCTGCTCACTCGACGGCAGCATCTCCCTGTGCCAGCTGGTGCCTGCCCCACCCACAGTGCTTCGCGTGCTACGGGGCCACACCCGCGGTGTCTCCGACTTCGCCTGGTCACTCTCCAATGACATCCTCGTGTCCACCTCACTGGATGCCACCATGCGCATCTGGGCCTCTGAGGATGGCCGCTGCATCCGGGAGATCCCTGACCCCGATGGCGCTGAACTGCTCTGCTGCACCTTCCAGCCTGTCAACAACAACCTCACTGTG GTGGGGAACGCCAAGCACAACGTGCATGTCATGAACATCTCCACGGGCAAGAAAGTGAAGGGTGGCTCCAGCAAGCTGACGGGCCGTGTCCTTGCTCTGTCCTTTGATGCCCCTGGCCGGCTGCTCTGGGCAGGTGATGACCGTGGCAgtgtcttctctttcctctttgacATGGCCACAG GGAAGCTGACCAAAGCCAAGCGTTTGGTGGTGCATGAGGGGAGCCCTGTGACCAGCATCTCAGCCCGGTCCTGGGTCAGCCGCGAGGCCCGGGATCCCTCACTGCTCATCAATGCTTGCCTCAACAAGTTGCTGCTCTACAG GGTGGTAGACAACGAGGGGACCCTGCAGCTGAAGAGAAGCTTCCCCATTGAGCAGAGCTCACATCCTGTGCGCAGCATTTTCTGTCCCCTCATGTCCTTCCGCCAGGGGGCCTGCGTGG TGACGGGCAGTGAGGACATGTGCGTGCACTTCTTTGATGTGGAGCGGGCGGCCAAGGCTGCTGTCAACAAGCTGCAGGGCCACAGTGCACCTGTGCTTGATGTCAGCTTCAACTGCGACGAGAGCCTACTGGCCTCCAGTGACGCCAGCGGCATGGTCATCGTCTGGAGGCGGGAGCAGAAGTAG
- the WDR13 gene encoding WD repeat-containing protein 13 isoform X1 has translation MAAVWQQVLAVDARYNAYRTPTFPQFRTQYIRRRSQLLRENAKAGHPPALRRQYLRLRGQLLGQRYGPLSEPGSARAYSNSIVRSSRTTLDRMEDFEDDPRALGARGHRRSVSRGSYQLQAQMNRAVYEDRPPGSVVPTSAAEASRAMAGDTSLSENYAFAGMYHVFDQHVDEAVPRVRFANDDRHRLACCSLDGSISLCQLVPAPPTVLRVLRGHTRGVSDFAWSLSNDILVSTSLDATMRIWASEDGRCIREIPDPDGAELLCCTFQPVNNNLTVVGNAKHNVHVMNISTGKKVKGGSSKLTGRVLALSFDAPGRLLWAGDDRGSVFSFLFDMATGKLTKAKRLVVHEGSPVTSISARSWVSREARDPSLLINACLNKLLLYRVVDNEGTLQLKRSFPIEQSSHPVRSIFCPLMSFRQGACVVTGSEDMCVHFFDVERAAKAAVNKLQGHSAPVLDVSFNCDESLLASSDASGMVIVWRREQK, from the exons ATGGCCGCGGTGTGGCAGCAAGTCTTAGCAGTGGACGCGAG GTACAACGCGTACCGCACACCAACGTTTCCACAGTTTCGGACGCAGTATATCCGCCGGCGCAGCCAGCTGCTGAGGGAGAATGCCAAGGCTGGGCACCCCCCAGCGCTGCGTCGGCAGTACCTGAGGCTTCGGGGGCAGCTGCTGGGCCAGCGCTACGGGCCCCTCTCCGAGCCAGGCAGTGCTCGTGCCTATAGCAACAGCATCGTCCGCAGTAGCCGCACTACTCTTGACCGCATGGAG GACTTTGAGGATGATCCTCGGGCCCTGGGGGCCCGTGGGCACCGTCGTTCTGTCAGCAGAGGCTCCTACCAGCTGCAGGCACAGATGAACCGTGCCGTCTATGAGGACAG GCCCCCTGGCAGCGTGGTGCCCACATCAGCGGCAGAGGCAAGTCGGGCCATGGCCGGGGACACATCACTGAGCGAGAACTATGCCTTTGCGGGCATGTACCATGTTTTTGACCAGCACGTGGATGAGGCAG TCCCAAGGGTGCGCTTCGCCAATGATGACCGACACCGTCTGGCCTGCTGCTCACTCGACGGCAGCATCTCCCTGTGCCAGCTGGTGCCTGCCCCACCCACAGTGCTTCGCGTGCTACGGGGCCACACCCGCGGTGTCTCCGACTTCGCCTGGTCACTCTCCAATGACATCCTCGTGTCCACCTCACTGGATGCCACCATGCGCATCTGGGCCTCTGAGGATGGCCGCTGCATCCGGGAGATCCCTGACCCCGATGGCGCTGAACTGCTCTGCTGCACCTTCCAGCCTGTCAACAACAACCTCACTGTG GTGGGGAACGCCAAGCACAACGTGCATGTCATGAACATCTCCACGGGCAAGAAAGTGAAGGGTGGCTCCAGCAAGCTGACGGGCCGTGTCCTTGCTCTGTCCTTTGATGCCCCTGGCCGGCTGCTCTGGGCAGGTGATGACCGTGGCAgtgtcttctctttcctctttgacATGGCCACAG GGAAGCTGACCAAAGCCAAGCGTTTGGTGGTGCATGAGGGGAGCCCTGTGACCAGCATCTCAGCCCGGTCCTGGGTCAGCCGCGAGGCCCGGGATCCCTCACTGCTCATCAATGCTTGCCTCAACAAGTTGCTGCTCTACAG GGTGGTAGACAACGAGGGGACCCTGCAGCTGAAGAGAAGCTTCCCCATTGAGCAGAGCTCACATCCTGTGCGCAGCATTTTCTGTCCCCTCATGTCCTTCCGCCAGGGGGCCTGCGTGG TGACGGGCAGTGAGGACATGTGCGTGCACTTCTTTGATGTGGAGCGGGCGGCCAAGGCTGCTGTCAACAAGCTGCAGGGCCACAGTGCACCTGTGCTTGATGTCAGCTTCAACTGCGACGAGAGCCTACTGGCCTCCAGTGACGCCAGCGGCATGGTCATCGTCTGGAGGCGGGAGCAGAAGTAG